In the Prochlorococcus marinus str. MIT 9312 genome, AGAAGGGAAAAAATGGATAGAAGAAAAAACTCAAATACCTGTTATTGGAATTGTTCCATGGCTAAATGATTCATTCCCTCCAGAAGATTCTTTAGATTTATTAGAAAATAAATCTCGTTTCACAAATGCTGAGATCAAAGTTGGAATTATAAAATTACCATCTATAAGTAACTTCTCAGATTTTGATCCATTAGAAAATGAAGAATCAATATTAATTGAATGGATTAGAGAATCGCAAAACCTTAAGAAGTATGACTTTATTATTCTGCCTGGTAGTAAACAAACTATTAAAGATCAAATGTTTCTTGAAAAGACTGGTTTATCTCATGATTTGAGGGAATATTCAAATAATAAGGGTCACATTATTGGGATCTGTGGAGGTTTACAAATGTTAGGCACATTTCTTGAAGATCCTTTTTTAAAAGAGGGCTCGAAAACTTTCTCAGAACAAAAAATTAAAGGCATTGGATTACTGCCATTAAGAACCACTTTCTTTGAAGAAAAATTAACCCGTCAAATCAGTTCCGAATCTTTATGGCCATGCCAATCTAAAATTAATGGTTTTGAAATTCACAATGGCCAGACCGAATTAGATAATACTCAAAACTCATTAAAGATTAACCCTATCTTCAAAGACTTAAATTTAGGTTGGTACAAAGAAAATAAAGAAGGTGGGACAATTGCAGGTACATACATTCACGGGATCTTTGAAAATGATATTTGGAGAGATCAATATATAAATTTGATAAGAATGAACAAGAAATTGCCAGCATTAAAAAAAAGAACAAGCTCTTATAAAAACAAGAGAGAAAAAATAATTGAAAATCTAGCAAATGAATTTAATAAGCATTTAAACCTCTCATCAT is a window encoding:
- a CDS encoding cobyric acid synthase; this encodes MYLEEKLHKIKKPIMVLGTSSGAGKSLTVTAICRILKNLAEQPIPFKGQNMSNNAWVDWEGGEMAYSQALQAFACGVNPSSEMNPILLKPQGNSVSEVIHLGKSIGTTSAKNYYQDWFIPGWEVIKKSLNSIYKKNPNCRLIIEGAGSPVEMNLKHRDLTNLKIAKYLKANCILVTDIERGGVFAQIIGTLELMKPEEKKLIKGIIINRFRGDLSLFEEGKKWIEEKTQIPVIGIVPWLNDSFPPEDSLDLLENKSRFTNAEIKVGIIKLPSISNFSDFDPLENEESILIEWIRESQNLKKYDFIILPGSKQTIKDQMFLEKTGLSHDLREYSNNKGHIIGICGGLQMLGTFLEDPFLKEGSKTFSEQKIKGIGLLPLRTTFFEEKLTRQISSESLWPCQSKINGFEIHNGQTELDNTQNSLKINPIFKDLNLGWYKENKEGGTIAGTYIHGIFENDIWRDQYINLIRMNKKLPALKKRTSSYKNKREKIIENLANEFNKHLNLSSLLN